In the Corythoichthys intestinalis isolate RoL2023-P3 chromosome 18, ASM3026506v1, whole genome shotgun sequence genome, aaaaatactgtttaggaaatcacaactaaaaacaatagaccatgcctcttaagtaaaagacaacaatattaataccgcacagaaacacagaataaaatgtgcttttcaagaaaaaaaataaaattgcacttaataacttaagcatttaggcaaatgacaaCTTTCCCCCTCaaagcttctgctatggtgtcCCATacagatgcaacgatacagttaagtcacggttcggtacgattttcgatacgggggacacaattttcgattcgattaaagtcatttaatgctctgaaaagttttttttttgttccgtttttttgtttgttttattttatttttttgctaacgagcaaaaattaaattgccgtaatataaacatgcatttcagtgcataatatttatgtgcttacttcttactgatctgaagaaattttgtataaaagtgctgagaacaatctttactgtttgtaaagtgaggcggggcacactgttgattgcacattgttgattgctacagttctcttagcagctaggtttactacatgggcaaaacatcctatttgtggtccaaatccatatgtgtcacgtactgaattaacaatatttgcagagttatctatagtcactggtatggattgatttggcctgcttaacttccattcagtcatggcggtttataattcatcgatgtagtatatggactacgtgtctcataatcactctggggtcacgtagccaatggcatggaacgtagcacatctagtttgctatttcatgatatgtagtgtgtgcgcgcacattaaaaaagttagcaaacgccacagaagtcacgtctgctcattactgcacaacacctgcatatgacaatcgacttccaTAAACAGGATGAgtatgaagcacagcgctcttaatttgccactcaatgttcatcatgtccattcagctgtccgttgtcaaagcgaggtagttcgtagcagccaagtcggtaacaatgttttggcggacttcgttgtaaatatgcaAAAGTGCACGcacgactttccacctccatgatgaaacgttcttcgtccatgttcacTGGTTTTTAAACTGTTAATAAGACACTaggctgttgactccaggcctggatccgcccattttgacggatgtgtccccagcaaaaatataactcggccttaaaaaccattcggcgggctccggcacgccggagatggtctgcagtcaatccggagcactgacgcagcCTGTAtaggttgaacaataggatataatgggaacagattggctccggcgctatttttggccggacctggaacgaagatgcattttgcgtaattggtaacaaggaatccgaacttttaacagcacgtctgccgcactcgcagcggaaaaattaccgccttcatttttatttattgtacaaTAAATGGAACTATTGCATATTGTGACAGGCttagtgatgacgtagattgtcactgtcactcgacgaatattaccgggttactgcaattccttctacgcagcgagacgtccaacagttATATGtggttttattgagtcttttattaccttttcattgcctcaaaatactttttgcatgtgtttcccctctcatacttttaagcatagtgttttcttgtggtagcttaaaagcagattgttgatctattgaccacattagtcacgtagcatatttaaaccacctttaATTGATAtgactatgtttaagtattttcttaaggcatctttagtatgttccgtctgtatgcatctaaacaagacaagctgaaagtgcacagtcgtactttgggtgtcaaattcgcctcttgttgcACGTTTcgtcggtgtagcacattttgacagaacacagtTTCATATTTCCTACTCTCgtcacgtctcatcccgtctttccagttcattttgctcttcctgctcgttttgtgaaatatcgacagtgctgtcatgctcattaatgttcctctcgggtttaaattgaaagggttgaacaaatcacgtttatgtcgctagagtcatactctggaagccaggcagtgtaaccatgtgacgtcaccgccctgcaacgtcaacattaggcgacctactagttaaagtaattttacaaattgtataaaaacaaaaacattaagaggggtgtcAATATCAGATTATTTGAACTCATAATAaggtttgtcttttaagaactacaagtctatgtATCTGTGGATTCTtttaaatacattgaaaattaAGAACATGGACATAAATTCAAACAAATGTGTCCCGTGTGTATTTTGCTCTGGgaattagctgggataggctccagcaactccgcgacccttgtgaggaaaagcggcatggaaaatgaatgaatgaatgaattttgttttgttttataactCTTTTGCAACCCTACATAGCAGAACTCTGACTCTCATCATTCGATCACTTCCAggccctcccagttgaaatggattgaacTTCTATTGCGGTCATTCaatgttttcaatatcaattttcCTCTTTTAAAATCTGGTCTCACCTGTATGAGTAAGGCAAACAGCAGGGCAAGGGCGCCGAATAGCAGCAGGTAaccgatgaaaccaaagttgaacttTTTTAGGATGAAGAAGCGAGCCAAGCCCAGCTTCTTAGCCGTGTGAGGGGGGTAGCGCATTTTGTTCACTGCCTCCAATCTGAGCCTCTTGATGAGGCACGCTCTCAGGTGACTCAGCTGGTCGAAGGTGTGCTTGCCATGGTAGCAGCCCATCCCGCTGTTACCTGCCAAATGTAACAGACGCACCGTAACCACTAGAGGTCATGCATTcgtcaatattttcatgctgaaacAGCTGTCGAGAGGTCAGAGGAAGGAATGCCAGGCTAATTTATGTTATCTTTCGGACCAATGAATGATGAGTAATTGTCTTAAGCttaaaaagaaacttttttaaaaaaacaaaggtcTGAAGACAGAGAAGCAGAGGTCAAATATCTGACTGACTGAGGGTTTAAAACTGCAAGACTTTGGGTTTCAACTTTCATGATCTGACTGACCAACATTCTAAAGAAATTCCAATGTTCAATGAATAAATTACGATTTTTAAGGACTGTACTTGTACTTGGTCTGGGTGAAGTaaaacaactagggctgtcaaaatctcattaacgggcggtaattaattctttaaattaatcacgttaaaatatttgacgcatttaacacacatgccctctcaaacagattaaaatgaccgcacagtgtaatgtccacttgttacttgtgtttttcggtgttttgtcgccctctgctggcacttgggtgcgactgattttatgggtttcagcaccacatgagcattgtgtaatcattgacatcaacaatggcgagctactagtttattttttgattgaaaatgttacaaattttattaaacgaaaacattaagaggggttttaatataaaaattctataacttgtactaacatttatcttttaagaactacaagtctttctatccatggatcactttaacacaacgttaataatgtttatgccatcttgttgatttatcgttataagaaacaaatacagtacttatgtaccgtatgttgaatgtttatatccgtcttgtcttatctttccattccaacaataatttacagaaaaatatggcttattttatagatggtttgaattgcgattaattacgatgaattaatttttaagctgtaattaactcgattaaaaattgtaatcgtttgacagccctaaaaacaaCGCAAGTCCCGTAAGACAAAGTATGTAGGGTTGAATAACTGATGGAATAGATCGGACTGAATACACATACAAAGGACAAATTATGAGAGTTTGAAGAATTGATGGTCTGAAGGATTGGAAATCTAACCCACAAAGATCAAAAGCACCAAATGTCTGAAGAAGTAAAGCCTTAGGGACTCATTTTCTGAAGAATTTAAGGTTAGGAAGAATAATGGTCTGAAAAACTGAAAGGCTGTTAAGAATAACATGGTCTCCCAAGAAGTACAAAGTGTTTCCTGATAGTATTCCGGACTAAATTCTTTAGTTCTGAGGGGTTTAAGAGTGGTAGGATTTGTAGGAATAtgtacatcacaaaaatggaaaaGCCAAGGCTGCATTCAGGCTTGAAGTCAAAGTTTTAATGTTTGacttgtggcctacatgactagATAATTTGAAGGATTAAAGTTCTGTGAAAGTCTGAAGGTTGAATCTTATCACAATGTGTGCGTGTATCAGTGTGTGTGTGCCCTCACCAACGCCCCCAAACGGCAGCGAGCTGACAGAGTAGTGCACCAGACAGTCGTTGGCTAAAAGCCCTCCGCTGGATGTCTCGTCCCTCATTTTCTGAATGACCTTCGACCAGGAGAGCAAACACATTAGAAAAGCAAAGTTCAGTTTTATTGACAAACTCTCCACAGACCTGCCTGGCCCGATATTTAGTGTCAAGGTGAGGGAGTGTGGTACCTTCTTGTCATTGGAGAACACGTAGAGGGCCAGAGGTTTCTCGCCCTTGTTGATGAACCGTATGGCTTCGTCCAAGCCACCGATGGGTAAGATAGGCAGCAGAGGTCCAAAGATTTCCTCCTGCATCACCTTAGCATCAGGCTTGACATCCCGCAGCACAGTGGGAGCTGGGCCATCGTGAGCATCCACAAGTTCTGTTAGCGTTCGTCCAGATCTCTTGAGCCACAGTGCAACTTCTAGGAAAGGTCACCTATAAAGCAGTCTTCCTCATCATTGTCTCCACCCAGGGCGATGGTGCTGTCCTGCATCATGTTCATGATCCTTTTGAAGTGGCGCTGGTTGATGATGCGGCCGTAGTCCGGGCATGTCTTTGGGTCATCCGTGTAGAACTCCTACCGGAAAATGTGAGcacatattttttcttttgaacTTTGGAAGgttaaaatataaaagaaacactgAGCAATACCTTgatagctttgtggagctcctgGATGATGATCTGCTGCATGGCTGGTTCACACAGGATATAGTCGGGTGCGATGCAGGTCTGACCACAGTTGGTGAACTTGCCCCAAGCCACACGTCTGCACACAAAACAACCAAGGAAGAAAACGTTGTTTCTTCACCACGTGATCTGGCACCATTGGTTCAGAGCTTTGGTGGTACCTGCAGGCGATGGTAAGGTTGCACTTGCTGTCGATGTAACACGGGCTTTTTCCGCCTAGCTCAAGCGTGACGGGTGTCAGATTCTTGGCGGCCGCCTCCATGATTAGTTTTCCTACGGCGCTGTTTCCTGTGTAGAATATGTGGTCGAACTTTTGGCCCAGTAACTTTTGTGTCTCTGGCACACCACCTGTCACCACTGGGTAGAGCTCCTAGGTGGCACATTCACAATACCAAAAGAACCTCTAGGAAATGACATCTCATGGGCTTGATCATAAAAAAACATCCAAAAACATTTCTTACGTTGTCCAGGTATAGCGGCAGCAAATCTTCCATCACTTTGGCTGTGTGCACGCAAACTTCAGACGGCTTCACCACCGCGGCATTACCTTATGTACGGCATATCAGTGAAATCATTGAGCTTTACTGGGTTTCACACAGTACAAATGGGAAGTTCACATGTAGAGGGGTAGGGGCAGTCGTTAAGTTCTCATTGAGCTATTGTCCTTATACCACGCACTGCCCTTACACCCCAAAGAGCAGCAAACGGAAGCCTGCATTGTTATGCTAACACATATACTTTGCATGACTGCATGCAGTCGTCCTCTTGTGTCGGTACCTGCGGCGATGGCGCCGATGAGCGGCTGCACGGTGACGGCCCAGGGGTAATTCCAGGCCCCGATGATGAGGACCACCCCCAGAGGTTCAGCTTTGATGTACAACGTGTCCGCTATGGTCATGAGGTTCTTCTGCACCGGCCGCGGTGCCGCCCACTCCTTCACCTTCCGGATGGCCAGGCCCAGCTCCTCCTCCAGACCAAGTGTCTCAAACAGCTCACACACCACCTCACTCTGAGATGCCAATGCAATCCAAATGCACCGGGTGTGCAAATGAGAAAGAGaaagatacaaaaaaaatgactgagtGACTAACTAGATGCCCAACCAACATG is a window encoding:
- the aldh3a2b gene encoding aldehyde dehydrogenase family 3 member A2b, giving the protein MSREEKAVTAARLAFETGRSKCVDYRIRQLKNLQRFLIERRQDICQAIKKDLNKSEVVCELFETLGLEEELGLAIRKVKEWAAPRPVQKNLMTIADTLYIKAEPLGVVLIIGAWNYPWAVTVQPLIGAIAAGNAAVVKPSEVCVHTAKVMEDLLPLYLDNELYPVVTGGVPETQKLLGQKFDHIFYTGNSAVGKLIMEAAAKNLTPVTLELGGKSPCYIDSKCNLTIACRRVAWGKFTNCGQTCIAPDYILCEPAMQQIIIQELHKAIKEFYTDDPKTCPDYGRIINQRHFKRIMNMMQDSTIALGGDNDEEDCFIAPTVLRDVKPDAKVMQEEIFGPLLPILPIGGLDEAIRFINKGEKPLALYVFSNDKKVIQKMRDETSSGGLLANDCLVHYSVSSLPFGGVGNSGMGCYHGKHTFDQLSHLRACLIKRLRLEAVNKMRYPPHTAKKLGLARFFILKKFNFGFIGYLLLFGALALLFALLIQKCFFHR